A window of Acetomicrobium sp. S15 = DSM 107314 contains these coding sequences:
- a CDS encoding RAMP superfamily CRISPR-associated protein — protein sequence MSIDDDTIIHDYYLSDFVLGRSLQSRIIDLGNKKHDIIENKSDIKLKEFDKEDFEKIPRYSMLLKIKFMLKRSYTSKGEGEFNVINGKIFENPIVRDKLTGLPMVRSSIWKGHLRFAAERVNDLDGKNINEITKSEIIERLFGSETTSEDAAKGRLHFFPTCFDKNAAKKDVITPLSRTTRTPVPGKSPITLEVVKEGAKGKFRLLYFPYPRGKMFSKEQVKTDLMFLTKALELMFFTYGFSAKKTSGFGVIKPDPIVVVSLCPDEQQKFNKWNEFESYINNLWSGDHE from the coding sequence ATGAGTATTGATGATGATACAATTATTCATGATTATTATCTTTCAGATTTCGTATTGGGTAGAAGTCTTCAAAGTAGGATCATAGATTTAGGTAATAAAAAGCATGATATTATAGAAAATAAGTCAGATATAAAGCTTAAGGAGTTTGATAAAGAAGATTTTGAAAAAATACCAAGATATTCTATGCTCCTTAAAATTAAATTCATGCTGAAAAGATCATACACAAGTAAAGGCGAGGGTGAATTCAATGTCATTAATGGCAAGATATTTGAAAATCCTATCGTGCGGGATAAGCTGACAGGTTTACCAATGGTAAGGTCATCTATCTGGAAGGGGCATCTCAGATTTGCGGCGGAAAGAGTTAATGATTTGGATGGTAAAAATATCAACGAGATTACAAAGTCTGAAATTATCGAAAGGCTTTTCGGTTCTGAAACTACAAGCGAAGATGCTGCAAAAGGTAGGCTTCATTTCTTCCCAACGTGTTTTGACAAAAATGCAGCAAAAAAAGACGTTATTACACCATTAAGCCGAACTACACGCACTCCGGTCCCGGGAAAAAGTCCCATAACTCTCGAGGTTGTAAAAGAAGGCGCAAAAGGTAAATTTCGTCTTCTATATTTTCCATATCCCAGAGGCAAAATGTTTTCTAAAGAGCAGGTAAAGACGGATCTAATGTTTCTGACGAAAGCTTTAGAGTTGATGTTTTTTACTTACGGTTTTTCGGCCAAGAAAACAAGCGGGTTTGGAGTAATCAAACCTGATCCAATTGTAGTTGTTTCTTTATGTCCTGACGAACAGCAAAAATTCAATAAATGGAATGAATTTGAAAGCTATATAAATAACCTATGGAGTGGCGATCATGAATAA